TCAAAAAGAATAGTCCGCGGCGGCTCGACAATCTCAATGCAGCTCGCCAAAGCAATAAACAAGGACACCTCTTTAAATTTCCGCCGTAAGTTCTCCGACATCTTTACCGCTTACCGTATAGAAACAAGACTCAGTAAAAAAAAGATTCTCGAACTTTATTTAAACTCAATTTATTTCGGAGCTAACTCTTATGGCGTAACTTCAGGAGCACGTTCTTTTTTTGGCTGTGAACTTTCACAACTCAATAAAGGTCAGCTGCAGGTTCTTTCAATAATTCCCCGAAATCCGTCTTTTTATAATCCAGTTGCATTCCCTGAACATTTTAAAATTTACTCAAAAGAAATTGAGCAGGCTGCTCATACAGCGCATTTTTATAAATATCCTTTTAAGCTTCCTCATTTTATAAATTATGTTATTTCTGATTTTAAAAAGAATAATCAAAAGCTTCCCTATAAACTTACTACTTCCATAAATCTTGAAATCTCTCAAATGGCAGAAGATTTTTTAAGGGAAGCTCTCGAAGAAGCACGACCTTCAAGAATCACAAATGGTGCACTTTTGCTATTAGATAACTCAGACGGCTCCGTACTTACCTGGCTCGGTAACGGAGACTTTTTCGACTCTGAAAACTCTGGGCAAATTGACGGCGTTCTTGTAAAGAATCAGCCTGGAAGTTCAATGAAGCCTTTCCTTTATGCACTCGCTATTGAAAACAACATACTCCAGCCAGGTACAGTTCTCGCAGATGTACCAACTGAATTTGGAAATGAAAAACTTTATATTCCTGAAAATTTCAACAACCGGTTTAATGGTCCTGTCCGCACACGAATAGCACTTGCATCCAGTCTTAATGTTCCGGCCGTTTCAACACTTAATAAACTGGGAGTAAAAGCTTATCTCGAAAAACTTTACGAACTTGGTTTTGAATCTCTTCGTGAAAATGATGCCGGACTTAAAGCAGATCTCGGACTCGCTCTTGGAGCAGGAGAAGTTTCATTAAAGGAACTCGTTCCTGCTTTCAGTGTCTTTGTAAAGGATGGAACATATTTACCATTAAACTATAACAATCAACTAACTAACGGTCGTCAGTTGTACACAGCAGATACATCGCGCATTATTACATCAATACTTTCTGATAAAGGTGCACGTGCTCTTGGTTTTGGTTATACACAAACATTTCAAACTGACTACCCGTCTATTTTTAAAACCGGGACATCCAATCAATATCAAAATATTATTGCGCTCGGAGCAACACAACATTTTACGATTGGTGTATGGATGGGAAACTTTTCCGGTAACACAGTCATTGGAAAAACAGGATCTTCACTTCCAGCCTGGGTTGCTAAAAACATTCTTGATAAAATTGAAAACTCGACAACTCCATTCCCTGAACCAGAACACTGGCATAAAGAACGTATCTGTTCCCTTTCAGGACAGAAAGCATGTTCAAACTGCCGGGCGGTAGTTACAGAATATGTTAAAGATGGTACAGAACTTCCAGATTGCAGCTGGCACACATCCCTGTCAGATTCAAAGGAAATATCAACCATCTATCCACCAGAATATCAGCAGTGGCTTCGTTCTCGTCCTGATAAGGGCTTAATTGAATATGCATTATTGCCGCTTACCTTTATTACTCCAAAACAGGACTCCCTGTTTTTCTACAGCAGTCTCAATAAAAATCAGCAGGCTATCCCATTTGAAGTAACCGGTGGTTCAGAATCAACTCTGGACATTTATTATGATGAAAAAAAAATCGCCACAATCGACCGGCCGTTTAACTTTTCACTTCCGGTAAATCGTGGCGATCATTCATGCCGCGTTCAATGCGGTAACGAAGAACTCATATTGAATTTCAGTGTAAAATAATTTAGCACTTCCAAAGTTTATGCAGATTACAGAACTCCCAAGCACCTTCTACTTTTTCTCCATCAAGAAGTGCAAATTCTGCTTTAGGTTCATCACCAGGCTTAAGCTGCTTTTTCTGAATTCCTTTATTTGTTGCAATTACAATCCACTCAATATAATGCTCTGGAAGCATTGGATGAGCTACTGAACCAACACTTACAGTTACCTTATTTCCTTCTACATTTACAACAGGAACATGCTTTTCAACTGCAGCATCAGTTGTTCCTGGAACAAGTTCTACCATACTTTCACCACAACATACTGTAGGAACTCCGGTATCTTTTACAACTACGATAATCTTACCACAAACTGTACAGTAATAAAATTTCACATCCATTTTTTTTATCCTCCTGATAAATCATATTATTAAAGGGTACATAAAGAATTCTCATTTGTCAAATATAAGTCGATTTTTCTACCGATATATATAAAAGTAACATATAATTGTATATAAAGTGTTAAAAATTTAAATCAGCGGAGAGTCATCTTGTATAAACGACTATCTTTTCCTCATTTGTTTTTGATTTTGTTTTCATTCTTATTTTCTGTTTCATCCCTTTATGCCTCAGAAAACTCCATCGCTATGCCAGAAACAAAAAATCTTATAAGACTGGACGGCAAATGGGAAC
The Treponema bryantii DNA segment above includes these coding regions:
- a CDS encoding desulfoferrodoxin family protein; the encoded protein is MDVKFYYCTVCGKIIVVVKDTGVPTVCCGESMVELVPGTTDAAVEKHVPVVNVEGNKVTVSVGSVAHPMLPEHYIEWIVIATNKGIQKKQLKPGDEPKAEFALLDGEKVEGAWEFCNLHKLWKC
- a CDS encoding transglycosylase domain-containing protein, translated to MAQEYSCRIYDRRGELIQVTALKGGGRREFTPLKEIPKDLQKAFLKQEDRRFYFHHGVDWFSLLRAASQNHQSKRIVRGGSTISMQLAKAINKDTSLNFRRKFSDIFTAYRIETRLSKKKILELYLNSIYFGANSYGVTSGARSFFGCELSQLNKGQLQVLSIIPRNPSFYNPVAFPEHFKIYSKEIEQAAHTAHFYKYPFKLPHFINYVISDFKKNNQKLPYKLTTSINLEISQMAEDFLREALEEARPSRITNGALLLLDNSDGSVLTWLGNGDFFDSENSGQIDGVLVKNQPGSSMKPFLYALAIENNILQPGTVLADVPTEFGNEKLYIPENFNNRFNGPVRTRIALASSLNVPAVSTLNKLGVKAYLEKLYELGFESLRENDAGLKADLGLALGAGEVSLKELVPAFSVFVKDGTYLPLNYNNQLTNGRQLYTADTSRIITSILSDKGARALGFGYTQTFQTDYPSIFKTGTSNQYQNIIALGATQHFTIGVWMGNFSGNTVIGKTGSSLPAWVAKNILDKIENSTTPFPEPEHWHKERICSLSGQKACSNCRAVVTEYVKDGTELPDCSWHTSLSDSKEISTIYPPEYQQWLRSRPDKGLIEYALLPLTFITPKQDSLFFYSSLNKNQQAIPFEVTGGSESTLDIYYDEKKIATIDRPFNFSLPVNRGDHSCRVQCGNEELILNFSVK